Part of the Sphingobacterium sp. LZ7M1 genome, GTTTCCAGATACAGAACTGATATCGCCACCTAAGGCCGTATTAACCCCTCCCATAGCCTTAAAACGAGCAGTTCCATTTGTAATGTCTCTAGAGATCAACAAGGAATTGTCTACTAATGATTGGGCTTGTACGTTTGAATAGTTGTATGCGAGGGCAAGACAGGTAAGGGAGAGTAAGATTTTTTTCATTGTGTAATTTTGATCTTTTGTTTTTTTCTTAGGTCACTCAGGAACGGCGGCCAAAGATTGATAGAGGTTATATTAAAAACATGTATCCGAAAAAAAGTATAGCCAATATAAATTTATATTGGCTATACCATATATCTGTAGTAATTAGCGTCTGCTTCCGCTTCTTCCTGAAGAAGAAGAGCCACCGCCACCACCAGAGCTTCTGCTGCTACCACCAGAGCTTCCTCTGCTGAATCCGCCAGAGCTACCTGAGCTACCGCGGTCAAAGCTTCCGCTTGAACGAGGAGTTGATGATCTGGTGCTTGGAGCTGAAGATCTAGAAGGTGTTCTGTTGATCGTACCTTGAGACCTACTAGAACCTGATCTTGAAGAAGGAGTTCTATTGATCGTACCTTGGGATCTACTTGAACCTGATCTTGAAGAAGGAGTTCTATTGATCGTACCTTGAGATCTGCTAGAACCTGACCTTGAAGAAGGAGTTCTATTGATCGTACCTTCTGATCTGCTAGAGCCTGATCTTGAAGATGGAGTTCTACCTACAGTACCGCTTGATCTTGTGCCACTACGTCCTGAAGATACACCTGATCTGCTATTCACAAATCTTCCGCTTGCATCTCTAGTTACTCGGCCACTGTTTGATCGAGGGGCATATCCACTTGAATAACTTCTACCAGATGCTACGCGTCTGTTTCCGTAGTAGTTTCCGCCATAGTATGCATTACCGTAGTAACCACCGCCGTAGTAAGGGTGTCCCCAGTAATTATAGTAGGAGTTAGGGCCCCAATAGTTACCCCATCCGTAGCCATAATAAGGTCTTCCCCATCCGTAGCCGTAGTAAGGACTTCCCCAACCCCAGCCCATGCCAAGATATGGAGATCCCCAACCAAAGCCTAAGGACCAGCCAAATCCAGAGTTCCAGCCAAGGCCGAAACCAGAATAGCCATACCATGGGTCAAACCAAGGGTCGTAGTACATCATTCCTGGAGAATTGTAATAGAATCGGTTGATGCGGTTTGCATATTCTAATTCCTCAACACCGCCTTCTACATAATCCTCATCGGAGTATTCATCTGCATAATAATCTGATTGAGCAATGGATTCTTCGTCCGTGCCATCAGTATAGTAGTAATCTGGGCTTTGATAAACCGTACCATTGTCCCTGTTATTATAGACATCGTCACGGTATACTGTCCGGCTTGTTGTCGAACAGGAGCTAATCAGAGCTGCGAAAGCTAAGGCTAACCCTCCCAAAAATATCTTGTTGTTTTTCATGATTCTAAAACAGTTAAAATTCGATATTACAGTCATTAATTATTATCTTAGACCCGATTTTATCGTCAGGGTTTAATCTACCAATCAAAATTACAAATTATTTTTTTGCTTTGGTTATTTATGTGTTAAAGTACACGCAAACCCATGTTTTTAGGTTAAAATACTATTTAAATTTTCGAATGAGTAAAGGGATAACAAGCCGTAGCGAAGATTATTCGCAATGGTACAACGATCTGGTAATAAAAGCCGATCTAGCAGAATACTCTGCAGTAAGAGGTTGTATGGTGATCAAACCATACGGGTATGCAATCTGGGAGAGAATGCAAGCCGTTCTTGACAAAAGATTTAAAGAAACGGGCCACTCCAATGCCTATTTCCCCTTATTTATCCCCAAATCTTTCTTTTCTAAGGAAGCCTCCCATGTTGAAGGCTTTGCCACTGAATGTGCCGTTGTTACTCACTATAGGTTGAAGAATGATGGTAATGGCAACATTATCGTTGATGAAGATGCTAAACTGGAAGAGGAATTGATCGTTCGTCCAACATCAGAAACCATTATCTGGAATACATACCGCGGATGGATCGAGTCATATCGTGATCTTCCAATCTTGGTAAATCAGTGGGCAAACGTCGTTCGTTGGGAAATGCGTACGCGTTTATTCCTTCGTACAGCAGAATTCCTATGGCAAGAAGGCCATACTGCACACGCGACCAGCGAAGAAGCTATTGCTGAGGCAGAGCAAATGTTGGAAGTTTATGCTGAATTTGCGGAAGGAACCTTAGCGGTTCCAGTGGTTCGTGGAAGGAAAACTGAAAACGAGCGTTTTGCCGGAGCGATCGATACGTTATGTATCGAAGCCTTGATGCAGGATGGTAAAGCTTTGCAAGCAGGGACATCACACTTTTTGGGTCAAAATTTTGCAAAAGCTTTTGATGTGAAGTTTACTTCCAAAGAAGGAAAATTAGATTATGTTTGGGCTACATCTTGGGGAGTATCCACTCGTTTGATGGGTGCTTTGATTATGGCGCATTCTGATGATCAAGGGTTGGTATTGCCTCCGAAATTGGCGCCAACTCAGGTAGTCATCGTCCCAATTTATAAGACCGATGAAGAAAAAGCAAACCTTGATGCTTATGTGGATCAATTGAGTGCCGCTTTGAAGCAATTGGATATCCGTGTGAAATATGATGATCGCGATACACAAAGACCAGGATTCAAATTTGCAGAATGGGAATTGAAAGGCGTGCCTTTGCGCGTAGCTCTAGGTTCTCGTGATATGCAGAATGGTACCGTGGAGCTTGCTCGCCGTGATACACAAACGAAAGAAACTGTTCAGCAAGCTGGATTGCCAGACCGTATTGCGGCCTTGTTGGGAGAAATCCAGGATAACATCTATAATAAGGCATTGACTTTCCGTGATGAACATATCACTGAAGTAAATTCTTATGAGGAATTCAAACAAGTATTGGAAGAAAAAGGTGGATTTATTTCTGCACACTGGGATGGAACGGTAGAGACCGAAAAACGTGTGAAGGAAGAGACCAAAGCAACGATCCGTTGTATTCCTTTGGATGCTAAAGAAGAGGAAGGCGTTTGTATCTTTACAGGTAAACCTTCGAAACAACGTGTTTTATTTGCGAAAGCATATTAATATAATGAAATGAAGAACCTTTTGATATTGGGTTGTGGATGGGTAGGTGAAGAACTTGCTCGTCAGCTCAAAAAGAAAGGTTGGAATCTGTGGGTAACGACCCGTACAGAGGAAAAATACCATCGCTTGCAAGGCGATGGTATTTTTGCGTTTATCCACGACTTTGACAGGGATCTCAACCTGGATCTTCCAGTTGATGTCAGTTTTGATGCGATCGTCAACTCGATTCCAGCCACGCAGAGAAATACGGAGGCAGAAATAGAGCATCGCTTTTCGCATGTTTTCAATATTCTATGTTCCTTAAATTATAAAAAGCATATCTTTTTGAGTTCCGTTGGAGTTTATCCCGATCAGGATGGCAACTTTGATGAAAGCTTTGTGGAAGAAGAATTGATGTCCCCAAAGCTTCGAATGGCTGAAAAGAAAATGATGAGCCTCCCTTATTCATCTACTTTTAGGCTAGGAGGCTTATTTGGGAATGAAAGAATACTGGCTAAATACTTTCAGGATAAGGTGGTGCATATTGGGGGTCAACCTTCAAATTTTATCCATTTGGATGATGTTGTTGGAATCATCGAGCGGAGTCTCGAAATCAATCTGCCAACCGGTTATTATAATCTGGTGGCTCCGGAGCATCCCTTGAAAAAGGAGGTGATCCTGAAAAGCGCCCAGAAATATATGTACAGTTATCCAAGTGCTTTTGAACCGAAGGACAGTTTCCAGAAAGTGGTAAATTCGGATAAGATCATCAATTTGTTGAATTACGAGTTTAAATACCCTTCTCCATTAGATTTTTAATAACTTAGTCCGACTAATACAAAATAATATGAATTACAAATTTGCAACCAAGGCAATTCATGCCGGACAGGAGGCAGATCCTACAACTGGCGCAGTGATGACGCCGATATACCAAACCTCAACTTACCAACAGAAAGCACCGGGTGACCATAAAGGTTATGAATACTCACGTGGTACCAATCCTACCCGTAAGGCACTCGAAGATTGTATCGCAGCGTTGGAAAATGGAAAGTTTGGTTTAGCATTCTCTTCAGGAATGGCCGCAACAGATTGTGTATTGCGCTTATTGCAACCTGGAGATGAGGTGGTAACCGGTGATGATCTATACGGTGGTTCTTACCGTATTTTCACAAAAGTTTATGAGCCCCTTGGAATTACCTTTAAGTTTGTCAATACTTCCGATGTAAAAGCAGTGGAAGATGCTATTTCAGACAAGACAAAATTGATCTGGGTGGAAACTCCAACCAACCCAACCTTGAAATTAGCAGACATCGAAGCTATAGGGAAGATCGCAAAAGCAAAGAAAATCCTTTACGCGGTAGACAATACTTTTGCCTCTCCTTATCTTCAAAACCCATTGGACCTTGGTGCTGACATCGTGATGCACTCAGTAACTAAATATCTTGGTGGTCACTCTGATGTGGTCATGGGAGCTTTGGTGATGAATGATGAAGAGTTGTACAAGAAATTATGGTTTTTCTATAATGCTTGCGGAGGTACTCCAGGACCACAGGATGCATTCTTAGTGCTTCGTGGTATCAAAACTTTGCACCTTCGTATGAAGGCTCATTGTGAGAACGGAAGAAAGGTAGCAGAATATCTAAAGAACCATCCTAAGGTAGAAAAAATCTATTGGCCAGGATTTGAAGACCATCCAGGACATGATGTTGCCAAGAAACAAATGAAGGATTTCGGAGGCATGGTATCTATCGTAATCAAAGGAGCTGATTTGGCGGAAACATTCCGCGTCGCTTCTGGATTCAAGGTATTCACTTTAGCTGAATCATTAGGTGGTGTGGAATCATTGATCAACCACCCTGCAACCATGACCCATGGCTCGATCCCTAAAGAAACTAGAGAAAAAGTAGGTGTAGTGGATAACCTTTTGCGCCTTTCGGTAGGGGTGGAAGATGCTGAAGACCTGATCGCTGATCTGGAACAAGCCTTATCGCGTTAATTTATTGTAATTATTATTTTATTTGCACACAGACTTTTGTACATTTGTGCAGCTTTAATAGGAGATTATCAATTATGGAAAATACAACTGTAGAAAGACCAGCAAAACATACGGACAATAATGCAAACCGTACTGAATATTATGTATCATTAACTATTGCCATCGTTATCGGCTTAGTAGGCGTGTTTATTCGTTTTGTACCGGATGTAATCCCTGCGTTGGATCAATTAGGATCTGTATTCTCATGGATCGCTAACATTGCACTTATCGTTGCTTCTTTCTTAGCATTCAAAGTTGTTTTTGCAATCTTAGGATTCAGCAAAAAGTAATTGCAAGATATACAATACAAAAAGAGAGGGCTAAACATCTGTTTAGCCCTCTCTTTTTGTAGGATTATTAGGGAGTATTTAGTAGTAAGTATTTAGTATTTAGACCTATGGGTATCAGTAGGTAAAGTTAAAGGGGCAATTTTCATTGCCCCTTTATTAATTCTTTTAGAGTCTAAATACTAAATACTAGATACTTTATACTTAAAAATACTAGTTAAAAATCGACCAAGTAGACCAAGGGATTCTTGAAAGGATCAATACCAATCCTAAGATATAGTAAATAAGCACTGTTTTGTTAGCGGCTTTTTGATCTGCTAATTTCTTAGCTTTAGAGTATCCCATTGTAATCAATACTAGACCTAAGATCATCATAATTGGATGTTCCAAGAAGTACAATCTAGCTCCGCTATTTTTCATGTTTTCTCCTGAAAAGCTGCTTAATCCCAGTGGGGATGTAAAGTATAATACCAAACCAATTACCAATTGAAGGTGTCCACTGATTAATCCGATTAAAGCGATCTTACGGTTGTAAGGCTTGTTTCCAGAGTAATTTACCAATGTAATGATGATTGCAATGACCAACGCTATTAACAATACAATAGCTAGGGTTGAGTGTAGATGTTTCATTCCTGTAAGCATAGTTTCAATTATATAATATTCACAAATATACTATTTTGAAAGGCGTTTGTCGCCTAATTCTTTAAACTCTGATTTTGCTTTAAAGTTAGGGAAAATTGTATCCATACTTAAAGTGTAGCCAATATCAAAAAATAATCGGATGTCGGCAATGATTCCATCGAAGTTCCAGTTGTCATTTAGTTCATCAGTCACGGCATGATAGCGGCCTGCTAATGCCTTCTGACGGTTCTTGATAACGGTTGTGTCGGATTCTAAGTAATCCCCACCACTGCCCATGTATAGACCTGGTACACCTACTTTCACAAAGTTGAAATGGTCAGAACGGTAGAATCCACCACCTGTAGCACTTCCTTCTGGTACCATCTTACGGTTAAATTTAGCTGCCGATAGGATGGCATAGTCTTCCAATTCCGTCTGTCCTGTTCCAGTTACACGGAAACCGTTCATGGCACCTACAGGATTGAAGGAGTCCATATTTATATTGGCAACCGTTTTGTTCAATGGGAATACAGGGTTTTCAGCATAATATTGAGAACCTAATAAACCTTGTTCCTCTGCAGTAACCGCTAAGAACACAACTGAACGCTCTGGCTGAACCTTTGCCGCTTTAAAGGCTTTTGCCAATTCAAATAAGGCAGCCACACCTGTAGCATTGTCCATCGCTCCATTGAAAATAGAGTCGCCATTGCTAGCTTCACCAATTCCTAAGTGATCCCAGTGAGCGGTATAGATAATGGTTTCATCAGGCCTTTTAGAACCTTTGATCATCCCTAATACGTTATTGGATTTAGACTCCCTGAAGCTGTTTGCCAATTTAACATTCGTCGTCACATTCAATGGAACGGCCTTAAATCCAGGTTTTTTAGCTTGTTCCATCAGATCTGCATTCAATCCACCCAATTGGAATAGTTTTTTTGCAGTTTCATTGCTTACCCAACCTTGGAATTTGCTCAAGTTGGCACCTTTGTTTTCAGGAACCAATGATAATCTAGGGCCTGTCCAACCACTTCTTACCACATTCCAGCCATAACTCGCAGCTTCAGTTTCATGAACTAACAAGATACCAGCCGCACCTTGACGAGATGCTTCCTCGAATTTGTAGATCCAACGACCGTAATAGGTCATGGTATCAGCTTTGAATAATGTTTTGTCATAGCGACCTGGGTCAGAGACCATCACCACAACGGTTTTGCCTTTTACATCAAGACCTTCATAGTCATTCCATTTATATTCAGGTGCTACGATCCCAAATCCAGCAAATACCAGTTCGGTGTTTTCAACATCGATGGTTTCCGCCATTTGGGGAGTACCGATTACATAGTCATCTAGGTATTGAGCTGTAAGATCGCCGTTTTTACCTTTAAAGGTCAGAGTTGGATTAACAGGTTTAGAGCTGATTTCCACCATCGGCACCTCTTGGAAAAAAGAGTCGCCGTTTCCTGGTTCTAGGCCAAGGGTTTTATATTGTTCTTGAATGTAATTTACAGTGATGGTATCGCCCTTGCTAAAAGGCAGACGACCCATGAATTCATCCGAAGATAGTTTAGCAACATAAGCTTTGTAGCTATCTTCGGTGATCGCAGCAATCGCTGTCGAGTCTAAACTGTTTTTGTCATAGGAAGAACTGTCGCTCCCCGATTTACAAGATGCAAGTCCGAGTAATAAGGCTGCACTAATAAATAGTTTGTTGTTCATCATGATTGTTGATTATCAATTTTAGATTATTTGGTTATTGCAATTTAAGGATTTGATTCCATTTCGACCGGTTTTACCTCAGCAATTGGGTGAAATAGATAAATTCGCTGTGTTTTTACCTCCAGACACTTATATCTTTTCCGCAATCGCTCCAATTTCTGGAAAACCCTTCCGTTTTTGATGCTGAAATAACTGTTGAATTCTATGCTGTCAATCGTTACGGTTTCAAATTCTGATTTATCGTAAGATTTCAAGACCTTATACAGGGTTAGGTCCGTACAACTGGAAGCTGCAGGATTGTTCATGTATTTGATCAATGCCAAATGGATATCTTCTGGAAATAGGTTCAGCTTAATGAATGCATCCATTAAACTCTTGAAGTTGTTTTTCCATTCAGCGCCATGCGGCTTTACCTTGTTCTTATGCTTTTGCCAAGTTTTGAGGTGAGCAAACTCATGGACAGTCGTAATCAAAAAAGAATAGGGGTTCAGATCGTGATTGATGGTGATCTGATGGGGTTCGTTTTTGAAAGGAGAGCGGTAGTCTCCCAGTTTGGATGCTCTAGAACGAGTCACCTTAAACCTACAGGCAGTATCATTGATCCATTCAGAGATGATAGGAGCTGCGGTAGATGGGATGTACTTACTTAACTGTTTGCTAAAATCAGGCATGAAATACAAACATATCAGTTTTTTAGAGATTTCAGAATATTAATGCCTTAATTTTAGCTTGGGATGAGAATTATTTATATTTGATGAGGAACAGCATGTTAGGGATTAAATGGACTATTTCAACATGTTGCTAAAGCACAAAGGAGCGAATGTTAAGCAAACTACAGATAAAAAACTATGCATTGATTGATGCATTGGACATTAATTTCGACGACAAACTCAATATCATAACAGGTGAAACTGGAGCGGGTAAATCCATTATTATGGGTGCTCTAGGTTTAATCCTGGGCAATAGGGCCGAGAGCAAGCATTTCTTCGATGAATCAAGGAAATGTATAATCGAAGGTCACTTCTATATCAAAGACTATAACCTTCAAGATCTTTTCAATTCTTTGGACCTGGACTATGAGGATACCAGTCTGATCCGTAGAGAGCTGCATGCCGATGGCAAATCAAGAGCTTTTGTCAATGATACACCTGTAACCTTGCAAACACTTAAGGTATTAGGGGAGAAGTTGATCGATATCCATTCCCAGCATGCTACATTGCAGATCAATACGGAATCTTTTCAGCTACTGGTCTTGGATACCGTAGCACAAAACCAATCTGTACTCGCTGACTATAAAAAGAAATACCAAGAATATAAACGTACAGTCGCTGAACTCAAGCAATTGGAAGAAGATTTGGCAAAGACCCGGTCGGAATCTGATTATCAGCAATTTGTTTTCAACGAATTGGAACAAGCCAATCTACAAGACCAAGAACAGGAAGGGTTGGAAGCAGAACAATCCCAATTGGAAAATGCCGAAGAAATAAAACGTCATTTTCATGCTGCAAGTTCAGAACTCCAAGATGGTGAAATCAATGTTTTGGACAGCCTTAAGCAAGCTTTGAGCTCTTTACAGAATGGTGCTCGCTATCTACCTTCCTCAGAATCCCTTGTTGATCGCCTGCAAAGCAGTTTGATCGAATTGAAAGATTTGAGTTCTGAAGTGGAGCAGGTAGCAGAGGGCATCAGTATGGATGAAGAGCGCTTGAGCATCGTGAATGAAAGACTGTCTGTTTTGTATGACCTGCAAAAGAAACATCGCGTAGCTACTGTAAAGGAGCTTCTGGAGCTAAAGCAAGACCTCGAAAACAAACTGCAGGCTACCGATTCGCAAGGTGAACAGATTGAAGAATTAAAGGTGAAAATTGACAAGTTGCATCAGGAAATATCCAAATTGGCCGATCAATTGACCAAAAACAGGAGCAAGGCAACTAAGATCGTAGAGAAGGAAGTTCAAGATGTGCTATCCAGAGTTGGTATGCCACATGCTCAATTGAATGTTGAACTCAATCAATTATCGGATTTCAAATCAACTGGTCAAGATGAAGTATCCTTTCTTTTCTCGGCCAACAAAGGTCAAGCATTACAACCTATACACAAGGTAGCCTCAGGCGGTGAACTTTCTAGGGTGATGCTGGCCATTAAATCCTTGGTAGCAAAGACTTCAGCTCTGCCAACTATCATCTTTGATGAAATCGATACAGGTATATCTGGAGAAGTAGCACTCAGGGTAGGGGAATTGATGGAAGAGCTCGCAGACAATATGCAGGTGATCAGTATTACCCACTTGCCGCAGATTGCATCCCAAGGGAATAGCCACTTTAAGGTATATAAAGAAGATAAGGGCGATAAAACCAAATCAAATATTGTATTGATGAATGAGGAGGAGAGGGTCTTGGAAATAGCACAAATGTTGAGCGGAGCCAATCCGGAAGATACGGCAATTCAACATGCCAAAGAAATGTTGAAATAAGAAAAAGGGGGCATGATCAATCATGCCCCTTTTCTATATCTTAGTTACCAACATCTGCATCGGTTAATACAATCTTAACGCGCATAGCTTTTGGAGCTTCATTTAATTTATCCAAATCAACAGCGTTCAAAAAAACCTTTCCTACAGAATATGAGGCGTTATAGCCATGACCAAATAAGCCTTCTGAAGGGATGTTGTGGAATGTTCCAACTTGATCTTCAAACTGAATGGCAACACTAACGTGTCCATCTTCATAATAAACATCATCAAGGTCTGCTACTGGAATTACTGCTTCAAAATTGTTTGCTGAAATTCGTTTCCAGTCACTTGATGCCAATGGGTGATAATAACTTACCCCTGGTAAATAATTTGTCACATATTCCTTTGTACAAGAGCTAAAGCCTACTAAAGAAGCTGTACCAATTGCGAGTGCTAATAAAAGTTTTTTCATGAGTGGTAAAAGTTATTTTGTAAATAATTTCATTCTTCTTTCTTATTCAGACAGATAAACTGTAAGAAAGTTTAAAGAATAAAGCAAAAACATGACCACTTTTTGAAACTTTTCAATAAACAAAGATGTATTTCCTTATTGCTTGATGTTTTTCAGTCGGTTAACCGAAAAGATTTTGATAGCATTTCCTTCCTTGGTCAATAACTTTTCGTCCTTAAAATCGGCCAGCATCCTACTTATGGTCTCGTTTGCCGTACCTGCTAAGGCTGCTAGGTCATCCCTGGAAATCTTGATGGTGACTTCATCCGATTCATTGTCTGATTTCTCTGCAACATTTACCAAAGCATTGGCCACGCGCTTGCGAACAGAATCGTAGGCAAAACCCAACATCTGCTCTTCTTTCTCACGAATGTTCTGTGATAGGACTTTGATCAGTTTGGAGGCAATTCCTGGCTTTTTGTACAAGAGCTCAAAGAAATTATCCTTATGGATCAAGGCAATTTCTGCATCTTCCAACGTGGCTGAATTATCTCCATACTTATCGTTCAATAACACAGATTCTAGTCCGAAGAATTGATTTTCTACATAGATGTTGGTAGATAGTTCCCTGCCGTCCTTATAGTTCAAGAAGCTGCGGACTTTTCCCTTTTTAATATAATATACATAAACTGG contains:
- a CDS encoding M28 family metallopeptidase — translated: MMNNKLFISAALLLGLASCKSGSDSSSYDKNSLDSTAIAAITEDSYKAYVAKLSSDEFMGRLPFSKGDTITVNYIQEQYKTLGLEPGNGDSFFQEVPMVEISSKPVNPTLTFKGKNGDLTAQYLDDYVIGTPQMAETIDVENTELVFAGFGIVAPEYKWNDYEGLDVKGKTVVVMVSDPGRYDKTLFKADTMTYYGRWIYKFEEASRQGAAGILLVHETEAASYGWNVVRSGWTGPRLSLVPENKGANLSKFQGWVSNETAKKLFQLGGLNADLMEQAKKPGFKAVPLNVTTNVKLANSFRESKSNNVLGMIKGSKRPDETIIYTAHWDHLGIGEASNGDSIFNGAMDNATGVAALFELAKAFKAAKVQPERSVVFLAVTAEEQGLLGSQYYAENPVFPLNKTVANINMDSFNPVGAMNGFRVTGTGQTELEDYAILSAAKFNRKMVPEGSATGGGFYRSDHFNFVKVGVPGLYMGSGGDYLESDTTVIKNRQKALAGRYHAVTDELNDNWNFDGIIADIRLFFDIGYTLSMDTIFPNFKAKSEFKELGDKRLSK
- a CDS encoding cystathionine gamma-synthase codes for the protein MNYKFATKAIHAGQEADPTTGAVMTPIYQTSTYQQKAPGDHKGYEYSRGTNPTRKALEDCIAALENGKFGLAFSSGMAATDCVLRLLQPGDEVVTGDDLYGGSYRIFTKVYEPLGITFKFVNTSDVKAVEDAISDKTKLIWVETPTNPTLKLADIEAIGKIAKAKKILYAVDNTFASPYLQNPLDLGADIVMHSVTKYLGGHSDVVMGALVMNDEELYKKLWFFYNACGGTPGPQDAFLVLRGIKTLHLRMKAHCENGRKVAEYLKNHPKVEKIYWPGFEDHPGHDVAKKQMKDFGGMVSIVIKGADLAETFRVASGFKVFTLAESLGGVESLINHPATMTHGSIPKETREKVGVVDNLLRLSVGVEDAEDLIADLEQALSR
- the recN gene encoding DNA repair protein RecN; this translates as MLSKLQIKNYALIDALDINFDDKLNIITGETGAGKSIIMGALGLILGNRAESKHFFDESRKCIIEGHFYIKDYNLQDLFNSLDLDYEDTSLIRRELHADGKSRAFVNDTPVTLQTLKVLGEKLIDIHSQHATLQINTESFQLLVLDTVAQNQSVLADYKKKYQEYKRTVAELKQLEEDLAKTRSESDYQQFVFNELEQANLQDQEQEGLEAEQSQLENAEEIKRHFHAASSELQDGEINVLDSLKQALSSLQNGARYLPSSESLVDRLQSSLIELKDLSSEVEQVAEGISMDEERLSIVNERLSVLYDLQKKHRVATVKELLELKQDLENKLQATDSQGEQIEELKVKIDKLHQEISKLADQLTKNRSKATKIVEKEVQDVLSRVGMPHAQLNVELNQLSDFKSTGQDEVSFLFSANKGQALQPIHKVASGGELSRVMLAIKSLVAKTSALPTIIFDEIDTGISGEVALRVGELMEELADNMQVISITHLPQIASQGNSHFKVYKEDKGDKTKSNIVLMNEEERVLEIAQMLSGANPEDTAIQHAKEMLK
- a CDS encoding SprT-like domain-containing protein — encoded protein: MPDFSKQLSKYIPSTAAPIISEWINDTACRFKVTRSRASKLGDYRSPFKNEPHQITINHDLNPYSFLITTVHEFAHLKTWQKHKNKVKPHGAEWKNNFKSLMDAFIKLNLFPEDIHLALIKYMNNPAASSCTDLTLYKVLKSYDKSEFETVTIDSIEFNSYFSIKNGRVFQKLERLRKRYKCLEVKTQRIYLFHPIAEVKPVEMESNP
- a CDS encoding NAD-dependent epimerase/dehydratase family protein, with protein sequence MKNLLILGCGWVGEELARQLKKKGWNLWVTTRTEEKYHRLQGDGIFAFIHDFDRDLNLDLPVDVSFDAIVNSIPATQRNTEAEIEHRFSHVFNILCSLNYKKHIFLSSVGVYPDQDGNFDESFVEEELMSPKLRMAEKKMMSLPYSSTFRLGGLFGNERILAKYFQDKVVHIGGQPSNFIHLDDVVGIIERSLEINLPTGYYNLVAPEHPLKKEVILKSAQKYMYSYPSAFEPKDSFQKVVNSDKIINLLNYEFKYPSPLDF
- the proS gene encoding proline--tRNA ligase produces the protein MSKGITSRSEDYSQWYNDLVIKADLAEYSAVRGCMVIKPYGYAIWERMQAVLDKRFKETGHSNAYFPLFIPKSFFSKEASHVEGFATECAVVTHYRLKNDGNGNIIVDEDAKLEEELIVRPTSETIIWNTYRGWIESYRDLPILVNQWANVVRWEMRTRLFLRTAEFLWQEGHTAHATSEEAIAEAEQMLEVYAEFAEGTLAVPVVRGRKTENERFAGAIDTLCIEALMQDGKALQAGTSHFLGQNFAKAFDVKFTSKEGKLDYVWATSWGVSTRLMGALIMAHSDDQGLVLPPKLAPTQVVIVPIYKTDEEKANLDAYVDQLSAALKQLDIRVKYDDRDTQRPGFKFAEWELKGVPLRVALGSRDMQNGTVELARRDTQTKETVQQAGLPDRIAALLGEIQDNIYNKALTFRDEHITEVNSYEEFKQVLEEKGGFISAHWDGTVETEKRVKEETKATIRCIPLDAKEEEGVCIFTGKPSKQRVLFAKAY
- a CDS encoding response regulator, whose translation is MEKRKILIIEDNSDIRESTAEILELTGEYSVLVAEEGKTGVDMAIKHKPDLILCDIMMPELDGYGVLYMLSKHENTQQIPFIFLTAKTEKADLRKAMEMGADDYLTKPFDDMELLNAIESRFKKRAQLQSKTAPNMESLRLDEQEQAYLLQDLADHGRIKNIKKKQTIYEAGDTPVYVYYIKKGKVRSFLNYKDGRELSTNIYVENQFFGLESVLLNDKYGDNSATLEDAEIALIHKDNFFELLYKKPGIASKLIKVLSQNIREKEEQMLGFAYDSVRKRVANALVNVAEKSDNESDEVTIKISRDDLAALAGTANETISRMLADFKDEKLLTKEGNAIKIFSVNRLKNIKQ